The Kribbella shirazensis genomic interval GTCTTGGCCGCGACCATGAACATCTTCGCCGCCGCAGCAGGCGTCCAGCCCTGCTCAACAATCAGACGCGCCAGCCGCAGCCGGGTGCGTGGAGTCAGAGTCGCGTTAACGTGGGACACGAAGGCCTCCGGTCAGGTGAAGCGGTGAACTAGACAGCTCCACTTCACAACCGGAGGCCTTCACCTGTCAGGCCGACTCACCGCCGAAACGCGGGACAACCTCCCTGGACATCACAACTAGGCGGGGAGCTGGGCCTCGATGGCGGTGACGATCTCGTTGGACTCCGGCTCGGTGCGGGGGCGGAAGCGGGCGGCGACGGTGCCCTCGGGGGTGATCAGGAACTTCTCGAAGTTCCACTGGATGTCGCCGGCCTCGCCGTCGGCGTCCGGGGTCAGGGTGAGCTCGGCGTACAGCGGGTGCCGGCGCTCGCCGTTCACCTCGAGCTTGTCCAGCATCGGGAACGTGACGCCGTACGTCGTGGAGCAGAAGGTGTCGATCTCCTCGGCCGACCCGGGCTCCTGCCCGCCGAACTGATTGCACGGTGCGCCGAGCACGGTGAAGCCGCGGGACGCGTACTTCTTCTGCAGGTTCTCCAGGCCCTCGTACTGCGGCGTCAGCCCGCACTTCGACGCCACGTTCACGACGAGGACGGCCTTCCCCTTGTACTCACCGAGCGAGGTCGGCGCACCGGACAGGGTGGTCAGCGGAATGTCGTACAGGCTCATCTTCATCCTTGGGAGGTTGGGAGGTGATGGGCAAGAAAGTCCGCGGTACGGCGCCACGCCAGGGCGGACGCCTCCGCGTCGTGGAACATCGGCAGCGGGTTGTCGAACGCGTGACCCGCACCGTCGTACCGGTGAATCTCCGCACCGTCCAGCGCCGGGACGATCGCGTCGACGTCCAGATACGCGTCGTCGTTGCCGAAGTGGTGCAGGCTGGTCGCGGTGACCCGCGGCGCGAGCTCGAGCAGTCCGGGGAGCGCGGAGCCGTAGTAGCTCACCAGGACATCTGGTGACGACACCGCGGCCACGTTGAAGCCGAGCCCGCCGCCGAAGCAGAAGCCGACCACACCGGTGCCCTGGCCGCGCGCTCGGAGGTACTCCAGCGCGGCGACAGCGTCCTTGACGGCCTGGTCCCAGTCGAGACGCCCGACGATCCCCATCGCGCGTGGCAGCAGCTCCGGCGAGGACTCGTCCAGCTCGGTGTCGTCCAGCCGCCAGTAGATCTCCGGCGC includes:
- a CDS encoding dienelactone hydrolase family protein; this translates as MTPTNHTEIDTGSGSLPVHAWGSAEADAPGILLLQEIFGVSGYIKQRAADLHALGYYVIAPEIYWRLDDTELDESSPELLPRAMGIVGRLDWDQAVKDAVAALEYLRARGQGTGVVGFCFGGGLGFNVAAVSSPDVLVSYYGSALPGLLELAPRVTATSLHHFGNDDAYLDVDAIVPALDGAEIHRYDGAGHAFDNPLPMFHDAEASALAWRRTADFLAHHLPTSQG
- a CDS encoding glutathione peroxidase; its protein translation is MSLYDIPLTTLSGAPTSLGEYKGKAVLVVNVASKCGLTPQYEGLENLQKKYASRGFTVLGAPCNQFGGQEPGSAEEIDTFCSTTYGVTFPMLDKLEVNGERRHPLYAELTLTPDADGEAGDIQWNFEKFLITPEGTVAARFRPRTEPESNEIVTAIEAQLPA